The proteins below are encoded in one region of Nitrosomonas ureae:
- a CDS encoding IS3 family transposase (programmed frameshift), protein MKNQISYSPEVRERAVRLVFEQQKKHESQWMAIKSIASKIGCTAETLRTWVRRTEIDQGIRGGLSTADRERLKELEQENRELKRANEILRKASAYFAPGGARPPTEMMVTFVDSNKAEYGVEPICNEIWIAPSSYYEHKARERDPDRLPDRIKRDMRLELDIQRVWKDNFRVYGARKVWRQLLREGIGVARCTVERLMKKLGIQGVRRGKKCWTTISDDLLDRPTDKVNRQFVAARPNQLWVADITFVATWTGFVYVAFITDVFARYIVGWRVSRSLRTELILDALEQALWARRGTSGLIHHSDRGSQYLSIRYTERLAQANIDASVGSIGDSYDNALAETINGLYKTEVIRHRGPWRSIEEVEFATLEWVDWFNNRRLLDAIGYVPPAEFEKAYHRQQEESADAA, encoded by the exons ATGAAAAACCAAATCAGTTATTCACCGGAAGTACGAGAACGAGCGGTAAGATTGGTATTCGAGCAACAAAAGAAGCATGAATCGCAATGGATGGCGATCAAGTCGATCGCATCAAAGATTGGCTGTACAGCGGAGACGTTGCGCACCTGGGTAAGACGAACAGAGATTGATCAGGGAATTCGAGGCGGCCTGTCGACTGCGGATCGTGAGCGGCTCAAGGAATTGGAACAGGAGAATCGGGAATTAAAGCGAGCTAACGAGATATTACGTAAGGCATCGGCCTATTTCGCGC CAGGCGGAGCTCGACCGCCGACCGAAATGATGGTGACATTTGTCGATAGCAACAAAGCGGAATACGGGGTCGAGCCAATCTGCAATGAAATCTGGATTGCCCCGTCGAGCTACTACGAACACAAAGCGCGCGAGCGAGATCCCGATCGATTGCCTGACCGCATCAAGCGGGATATGAGACTAGAACTTGATATACAGCGGGTATGGAAAGACAATTTCCGAGTTTATGGTGCTCGCAAAGTATGGCGGCAGTTGCTGCGAGAAGGTATTGGTGTTGCTCGTTGTACGGTCGAGCGGTTAATGAAGAAGCTTGGAATACAAGGTGTTCGACGCGGCAAAAAGTGTTGGACAACCATTTCGGACGATTTGCTTGACCGGCCAACGGACAAGGTTAACCGGCAATTTGTAGCTGCCCGGCCCAATCAACTGTGGGTGGCGGATATTACATTTGTAGCGACATGGACAGGATTTGTTTATGTGGCTTTTATCACCGATGTTTTTGCCCGGTATATTGTTGGCTGGCGAGTGAGTCGTTCATTGCGAACGGAACTGATACTGGATGCATTGGAACAGGCGCTATGGGCACGGCGGGGAACCTCAGGATTGATTCATCACAGTGATCGAGGCAGCCAGTATTTATCGATTCGCTATACGGAACGTTTGGCGCAGGCAAATATTGACGCCTCTGTCGGAAGCATCGGAGATTCTTATGACAACGCGCTAGCCGAAACCATCAATGGTTTGTACAAGACCGAAGTCATACGGCATCGCGGTCCTTGGCGTAGTATCGAAGAAGTAGAATTTGCCACATTGGAATGGGTGGATTGGTTCAACAATCGAAGACTGCTGGACGCAATCGGATATGTCCCACCGGCAGAATTTGAAAAGGCGTATCATCGCCAACAGGAAGAGTCAGCTGATGCAGCTTGA